The following proteins are co-located in the Micromonospora coriariae genome:
- a CDS encoding zinc-dependent alcohol dehydrogenase, with protein MRDRVVVVSAPGRVELVEQDPAPPRPGTFRVETLFSGVSAGTELSYVKGTNPYLHVTWNADLGLFQPGGASTPYPVTRLGYMQVGRVVESATPAVAVGAVGAMTYGHRTGWLADPVAERFVPLPDDLDPVLGVYVAHMGPICANGLLHAAADLHGAGVRSLGDGVRGRRVAVVGAGVVALLTALFARRHGAASVVVLDPTPQRRHIAEALGLETLDPGSDDPAVVLKTRWAHTAGDRGADVVFQCRGQAWALQLALRLLRPQGTVIDLAFYQGGADAVRFGEEFHHNGLSLRCAQIGRVPRGLAPTWDRERLSAETIDLLRTYGDVIRKHLISAVVPFDEAPALLTDLAERRRHELQVVLTG; from the coding sequence ATGCGTGACCGGGTCGTGGTGGTCTCCGCCCCCGGCCGGGTGGAGCTGGTCGAGCAGGACCCCGCCCCGCCGCGCCCCGGCACCTTCCGGGTCGAGACGCTGTTCAGCGGCGTCTCCGCCGGCACCGAACTGAGCTACGTCAAGGGCACCAACCCGTACCTGCACGTCACCTGGAACGCCGACCTCGGGCTGTTCCAACCGGGCGGCGCGAGCACCCCGTACCCGGTGACCCGGCTGGGCTACATGCAGGTCGGCCGGGTGGTGGAGAGCGCCACCCCGGCGGTCGCGGTGGGCGCGGTGGGTGCGATGACCTACGGGCACCGCACCGGCTGGCTGGCCGACCCGGTCGCCGAGCGGTTCGTGCCGCTCCCCGACGACCTGGATCCGGTGCTCGGCGTCTACGTCGCGCACATGGGCCCGATCTGCGCCAACGGTCTGCTGCACGCCGCCGCCGACCTGCACGGCGCGGGCGTCCGCTCGCTGGGCGACGGGGTACGCGGCCGGCGCGTCGCGGTGGTCGGCGCCGGGGTGGTGGCGCTGCTGACCGCGCTGTTCGCCCGGCGACACGGCGCCGCCTCGGTGGTGGTGCTCGACCCCACCCCGCAGCGCCGGCACATCGCCGAGGCGCTCGGCCTGGAAACCCTCGACCCGGGCTCGGACGACCCGGCGGTGGTGCTCAAGACCCGCTGGGCGCACACCGCCGGCGACCGCGGCGCCGACGTGGTGTTCCAGTGCCGGGGGCAGGCGTGGGCGTTGCAGCTCGCGCTGCGGCTGCTGCGGCCACAGGGCACCGTGATCGACCTCGCCTTCTACCAGGGCGGCGCGGACGCGGTCCGGTTCGGCGAGGAGTTCCACCACAACGGGCTGTCACTGCGCTGCGCGCAGATCGGTCGGGTGCCGCGCGGGCTCGCGCCCACCTGGGACCGGGAGCGGCTCTCCGCCGAGACCATCGACCTGCTCCGGACGTACGGGGATGTGATCCGCAAGCACCTGATCTCGGCGGTGGTGCCGTTCGACGAGGCGCCCGCCCTGCTCACCGACCTGGCCGAGCGCCGCCGCCACGAGCTTCAGGTGGTGCTGACCGGCTGA
- a CDS encoding Gfo/Idh/MocA family protein, translating to MRGCRVGLVGAGGVAQRHARVLAGFDDVELIGVTDVAPQAASALVAQHGGRACADVAELLAAGPDAVYVCVPPFAHGPAEEAVIDAGVPMFVEKPVAVDLVTAERIAGLIARRGLRTAVGHHWRYLSVLDQARELLADRPVRMVSGSWLDKVPPVAWWSRRDASGGPVVEQAAHVLDLIRALVGEVTEVTAYGNGTPPPVDGADIDSVTTAALRFAGGAVGTLSAACVLGWKHRAGLEILADGLVLSITEDGLLIRDTDGERHLPADPEAARVAVDRAFIDAVRGIGDDVRVPYAEALGTQRLALAVADSARTGETVRLTTPAGPAVLATGVTVDA from the coding sequence ATGCGTGGATGCCGGGTGGGTCTGGTGGGCGCCGGCGGAGTGGCACAGCGGCACGCCCGCGTGCTCGCCGGGTTCGATGACGTCGAACTGATCGGCGTGACCGACGTGGCCCCGCAGGCGGCGTCGGCGCTGGTCGCGCAGCACGGCGGACGGGCCTGCGCGGACGTCGCCGAGCTGCTGGCCGCCGGTCCGGACGCAGTGTACGTCTGCGTGCCACCGTTCGCGCACGGCCCGGCCGAGGAGGCGGTGATCGACGCCGGTGTGCCGATGTTCGTGGAGAAGCCCGTCGCGGTCGACCTGGTCACCGCCGAGCGGATCGCCGGCCTGATCGCCCGGCGTGGGCTGCGTACCGCCGTCGGACACCACTGGCGCTACCTGAGCGTGCTCGACCAGGCCCGCGAGCTGCTCGCCGACCGTCCGGTACGGATGGTCAGCGGCTCCTGGCTGGACAAGGTGCCGCCGGTGGCCTGGTGGTCGCGGCGGGACGCCTCCGGCGGGCCGGTCGTCGAGCAGGCCGCGCACGTGCTGGACCTGATCCGCGCGCTGGTCGGGGAGGTCACCGAGGTCACCGCGTACGGCAACGGCACGCCGCCGCCGGTGGACGGCGCCGACATCGACTCGGTCACCACCGCCGCGCTGCGCTTCGCCGGCGGCGCGGTCGGCACGCTCAGCGCGGCCTGCGTGCTGGGCTGGAAGCACCGCGCCGGGCTGGAGATCCTCGCCGACGGGCTGGTCCTGTCGATCACCGAGGACGGCCTGCTGATCCGCGACACCGACGGTGAGCGACACCTGCCGGCCGACCCGGAGGCCGCCCGGGTGGCGGTCGACCGCGCCTTCATCGACGCGGTGCGCGGCATCGGCGACGACGTGCGCGTCCCGTACGCCGAAGCGCTGGGCACCCAGCGGCTGGCCCTGGCGGTGGCCGACTCGGCCCGCACCGGCGAGACCGTGCGGCTCACCACACCCGCCGGGCCGGCGGTGCTCGCCACCGGAGTGACAGTCGATGCGTGA
- a CDS encoding glucosyl-3-phosphoglycerate synthase, with protein MRDTTSSVSPVVEAWATYRTTSAAAWPARRLLRAKGGSRVSVVLPAHNEEATVGAIVATIREHLMDRVALVDELIVVDSRSTDRTAQVARAAGAEVVSQDEMTRGLPRLTGKGDALWAGLAAAEGDVVAFIDADLREFRPHFVSGLLGPLLTDPSVEFVKGFYHRPLVGTASVEQDGGGRVTELLARPLLNLFWPELAGFVQPLAGEYAGRREVLAQVPFVSGYGVETAMLIDLLDLVGLDALAQVDLGERKHRHQDTAALGRMSAQIMLTAWARLQRRGWAYPGMSPEVLLTQFRRGGSDALPNLDREIVVSDVSIEERPPLAELRHRVPRRRVAAA; from the coding sequence GTGCGGGATACGACATCGAGCGTGTCACCGGTGGTGGAGGCGTGGGCCACGTACCGGACGACATCGGCGGCGGCTTGGCCGGCACGCCGGCTGCTGCGTGCCAAGGGGGGCAGCCGGGTCAGCGTCGTGCTGCCGGCGCACAACGAGGAGGCCACGGTCGGCGCGATCGTGGCGACCATCCGGGAGCACCTGATGGATCGGGTCGCCCTGGTCGACGAGCTGATCGTGGTGGACTCACGATCGACCGACCGCACCGCGCAGGTGGCCCGGGCCGCCGGGGCGGAGGTGGTCAGCCAGGACGAGATGACCCGGGGGCTGCCTCGGCTCACCGGCAAGGGCGATGCGCTCTGGGCCGGCCTGGCCGCCGCGGAGGGGGACGTGGTGGCGTTCATCGACGCCGACCTGCGGGAGTTCCGGCCGCACTTCGTCAGCGGGCTGCTCGGCCCACTGCTGACCGACCCGTCCGTGGAATTCGTGAAGGGCTTCTACCACCGTCCTCTGGTGGGTACCGCCAGCGTGGAGCAGGACGGCGGCGGTCGGGTGACCGAGTTGCTGGCGCGACCGCTGCTCAACCTCTTCTGGCCCGAGCTGGCCGGGTTCGTGCAGCCGCTCGCCGGCGAGTACGCCGGCCGGCGGGAGGTGCTGGCCCAGGTGCCGTTCGTCTCCGGGTACGGCGTGGAGACGGCGATGCTGATCGACCTGCTCGACCTGGTTGGCCTGGACGCGTTGGCGCAGGTCGACCTCGGCGAACGCAAGCACCGGCACCAGGACACGGCGGCGCTCGGCCGGATGTCGGCACAGATCATGCTGACCGCCTGGGCCCGGTTGCAACGGCGTGGCTGGGCGTACCCCGGCATGTCACCGGAGGTGCTGCTGACCCAGTTCCGCCGCGGCGGCTCCGACGCGCTGCCGAACCTCGACCGCGAGATCGTGGTCAGCGACGTGTCCATCGAAGAGCGCCCGCCGCTGGCCGAGCTGCGCCACCGGGTGCCCCGCCGACGGGTGGCCGCGGCGTGA
- a CDS encoding glycosyltransferase: protein MSLTVLMNAGPWLSVPPPGYGGIENVIATLVPELRRLGVRVVLASVESSTLPVDEKVSVFSEGQFASLQRPYNQVCGIAQAHLAGVVRELRARDDIDLVHDHVEAVGLATLAAMGPTGPPTLHTLHWDLAKHPALYGSLDGGGRVRVNGVSASQLDRAPRALREHSVGHVHLSTPLAVDADRRSRPEKGEHLLILGRINPGKGQDVGARLAHQVGFPLVLAGPVGPYHRPAELAAAGDEARQNPDVRFFLDEVAPHVDGDLVRWVGTVAGQERDDLLASARASLFPLRWEEPGGTAVVESLALGTPVVATTRGCLPELIEHGRTGLLTANEEELGELVLAAELLDVDECRRVAAQRFTPAVMAQRYVELYQRVRQLASVPRLQPV from the coding sequence ATGAGCCTCACCGTGCTGATGAACGCCGGCCCGTGGCTGTCCGTGCCGCCGCCGGGCTACGGCGGCATCGAGAACGTGATCGCCACGTTGGTGCCGGAGCTTCGGCGTCTCGGCGTACGGGTGGTGCTCGCCTCGGTGGAGAGCAGCACCCTGCCGGTGGACGAGAAGGTGTCGGTCTTTTCCGAAGGGCAGTTCGCCTCGCTTCAGCGGCCGTACAACCAGGTCTGTGGAATCGCGCAGGCGCACCTGGCCGGGGTGGTGCGCGAGCTGCGCGCCCGCGACGACATCGACCTGGTGCACGACCACGTGGAGGCGGTCGGGCTGGCCACCCTCGCGGCGATGGGACCGACCGGCCCGCCGACCCTGCACACCCTGCACTGGGACCTGGCCAAGCACCCCGCGCTCTACGGCAGCCTGGACGGCGGCGGGCGGGTCCGGGTCAACGGCGTGTCCGCGTCCCAGCTGGACCGGGCCCCTCGGGCGCTACGGGAGCACTCGGTGGGGCACGTGCACCTGTCCACCCCGCTGGCCGTGGACGCCGACCGGCGGTCCCGCCCCGAGAAGGGCGAGCACCTGCTCATCCTCGGCCGGATCAACCCGGGCAAGGGGCAGGACGTGGGCGCCCGGCTCGCCCATCAGGTGGGTTTCCCGTTGGTGCTGGCCGGACCCGTCGGCCCCTATCACCGTCCGGCCGAGCTGGCCGCGGCCGGCGATGAGGCCCGGCAGAACCCGGACGTGCGGTTCTTCCTCGACGAGGTGGCGCCGCACGTCGACGGCGACCTGGTCCGCTGGGTCGGCACCGTGGCCGGTCAGGAGCGTGACGACCTGCTCGCCAGCGCCCGCGCGTCGCTGTTTCCGCTGCGCTGGGAGGAGCCGGGCGGCACGGCGGTGGTCGAGTCGCTCGCCCTGGGCACGCCGGTGGTGGCGACCACCCGGGGGTGCCTGCCGGAGCTCATCGAGCACGGTCGCACCGGGCTGCTCACCGCCAATGAGGAGGAGCTGGGTGAGCTGGTGCTGGCCGCCGAACTGCTCGACGTCGACGAGTGCCGTCGGGTGGCCGCGCAGCGGTTCACCCCTGCGGTGATGGCTCAGCGGTACGTCGAGCTGTATCAGCGGGTTCGCCAGCTGGCCAGCGTGCCGCGCCTGCAACCGGTCTGA
- a CDS encoding DUF4383 domain-containing protein: protein MVGPMAHSRARHNPADGRPPVRRAAGTVAVLFLLIGLLGFVPGITSGASDLRFAGHGSGAYLFGVFQVSVLHNLVHLLFGVAGLALARTVGGARAFLVGGGAVYLVLWLYGLAVDHDTGANVLPVNDADDWLHLGLGVGMIALGVLTGRARP from the coding sequence ATGGTCGGACCGATGGCGCACTCCCGGGCCCGGCACAATCCGGCCGACGGCAGGCCGCCGGTACGCCGCGCCGCCGGGACGGTGGCTGTGCTGTTCCTGCTGATCGGCTTGCTCGGCTTCGTCCCGGGGATCACCAGCGGCGCGTCCGATCTCCGGTTCGCCGGTCACGGCTCGGGCGCGTACCTGTTCGGCGTGTTCCAGGTGTCGGTGCTGCACAACCTGGTGCACCTGCTGTTCGGGGTGGCCGGCCTCGCGCTGGCCCGGACGGTCGGCGGCGCCCGGGCGTTCCTCGTCGGCGGGGGCGCCGTCTACCTGGTGTTGTGGCTCTACGGCCTCGCCGTGGACCACGACACCGGGGCGAACGTGCTGCCGGTCAACGACGCCGACGACTGGCTGCACCTCGGCCTCGGTGTCGGCATGATCGCGCTGGGCGTGCTGACCGGCCGCGCCCGTCCCTGA
- a CDS encoding ATP-binding protein produces the protein MSSRITWQVSDTAPVTVVRLRGPLDLGTMRPVHRVLDRALAAQPDALVVDLEEVTVRDRLALSVFAATARRAAEWPAVPVVLCAPPPAAARWLAESTTCRVVPVSRDCAEATRVAGAAAAPRLQARLEPVAEACRRARELVVDACTRWNLPEAAGPAAVVLSELVGNVVRHAGTPMQVTLTLRRPYLHLAVVDGSRAAARPAGADLRAEGGRGLLLVRELAQRWGSVPAGQGKAVWAMVAGT, from the coding sequence ATGTCCAGCCGGATCACCTGGCAGGTGAGCGACACCGCACCGGTGACGGTCGTCCGGCTCCGCGGTCCGCTGGACCTGGGCACCATGCGCCCGGTCCACCGCGTGCTGGACCGGGCGCTGGCCGCTCAACCGGATGCGCTGGTCGTCGACCTCGAAGAGGTCACCGTGCGGGACCGGCTCGCGCTGTCCGTCTTCGCCGCGACAGCCCGGCGGGCCGCCGAGTGGCCGGCCGTGCCGGTGGTGCTCTGCGCCCCACCGCCGGCCGCCGCCCGTTGGCTGGCCGAGTCGACCACGTGCCGGGTGGTCCCCGTGTCGCGGGACTGCGCGGAGGCGACCCGGGTGGCCGGCGCCGCCGCCGCGCCCCGGCTGCAGGCGCGGCTGGAGCCGGTGGCCGAGGCCTGCCGGCGGGCGAGGGAGCTGGTAGTCGACGCGTGCACGCGGTGGAACCTTCCCGAGGCCGCCGGTCCGGCCGCAGTGGTGCTCAGTGAACTCGTCGGCAACGTGGTCCGGCATGCCGGCACGCCGATGCAGGTGACGCTGACCCTGCGTCGGCCGTACCTGCACCTGGCCGTGGTGGACGGCAGCCGGGCGGCGGCCCGACCGGCCGGAGCGGACCTGCGCGCCGAAGGTGGGCGTGGGCTGCTGCTGGTTCGGGAGTTGGCTCAGCGGTGGGGCAGCGTACCGGCCGGCCAGGGTAAGGCGGTGTGGGCGATGGTGGCGGGAACGTGA
- the ctaD gene encoding aa3-type cytochrome oxidase subunit I — MPKRVTTEPSRDRGPAILAPARFGGFPGPLRSRVPGSSLIKFLATTDHKQIGVLYLLTSFGFFVLAGLQAMLMRAELARPGLQFLSSEQYNQLFTSHGAVMLLMFATPAGFGFANFIVPIQIGAPDVSFPRLNALAYWLYLFGGLMVVGGFLTPGGSADFGWTAYSPLSSAEHSPGVGANMWVLGLVVSGLGTILGAVNLITTILTLRAPGMTMFRMPIFTWNMLFTSLLVILVFPLLAAALLALAADRLLNAHVYDPATGGPMLWQHLFWFFGHPEVYIIALPFFGIISEIIPVFARKPLFGYTGIVLATAAITFLSMTVWAHHMFATGQVLLPFFSILSYLIAVPTGVKFFNWIGTMWKGQLTFETPMLFSIGFLVTFLLGGLTGVLLASPPANWHTHDTYFVVAHFHYVVFGTVVFALFAGYYFWWPKMTGRLLDDRLGKAHFWTMFIGFHGTFLVHHWLGSEGMPRRYADYLPTDGFTTLNTISSIFAFILGLSTLFFIYNAWKSWRYGAMVTVDDPWGFGNSLEWATTCPPPLRNFDRMPRIRSERPAFDLKYGPLVADLGRDLPQRTTKPPQHFAEEFHMEHHVPESPAAEGAHGARDAAEFQPAPQSGARPVDVPEPEGIRRPSFEESDSPKDSEDAPKPHERWRHPHSDRDPEER, encoded by the coding sequence ATGCCCAAGCGGGTAACCACGGAACCCAGTCGCGATCGAGGCCCGGCGATCCTGGCACCGGCCCGCTTCGGGGGCTTCCCCGGGCCACTACGGTCGCGGGTCCCCGGCAGCTCTCTGATCAAGTTCCTCGCCACCACGGACCACAAGCAGATCGGCGTGCTCTACCTGCTGACCTCCTTCGGGTTCTTCGTGCTGGCCGGGCTGCAGGCGATGCTGATGCGGGCCGAACTGGCCCGCCCCGGGCTGCAGTTCCTCTCCTCTGAGCAGTACAACCAGCTGTTCACCTCGCACGGCGCGGTGATGCTGTTGATGTTCGCCACCCCGGCAGGCTTCGGGTTCGCCAACTTCATCGTGCCGATCCAGATCGGCGCGCCGGACGTGTCGTTCCCCCGCCTCAACGCCCTCGCCTACTGGCTCTACCTGTTCGGCGGGCTGATGGTCGTCGGCGGGTTCCTGACGCCCGGCGGCTCGGCGGACTTCGGCTGGACCGCGTACAGCCCGTTGAGCAGCGCCGAGCACTCCCCCGGCGTCGGCGCGAACATGTGGGTGCTCGGTCTGGTCGTCTCCGGGCTGGGCACCATCCTCGGCGCGGTCAACCTGATCACCACGATCCTGACCCTGCGCGCGCCCGGGATGACCATGTTCCGGATGCCGATCTTCACGTGGAACATGCTCTTCACCAGCCTGCTGGTGATCCTGGTCTTCCCGCTGCTGGCCGCCGCGCTGCTGGCGCTGGCGGCCGACCGGCTGCTCAACGCGCACGTGTACGACCCCGCAACCGGCGGGCCGATGCTCTGGCAGCACCTGTTCTGGTTCTTCGGCCACCCCGAGGTCTACATCATCGCGTTGCCGTTCTTCGGCATCATCAGCGAGATCATCCCGGTCTTCGCCCGCAAGCCGCTCTTCGGCTACACCGGGATCGTGCTGGCCACCGCCGCGATCACCTTCCTGTCGATGACGGTCTGGGCGCACCACATGTTCGCCACCGGCCAGGTACTGCTGCCGTTCTTCAGCATCCTGAGCTACCTGATCGCGGTGCCGACCGGCGTGAAGTTCTTCAACTGGATCGGCACCATGTGGAAGGGACAGCTCACGTTCGAGACACCGATGCTGTTCTCCATCGGCTTCCTGGTCACCTTCCTGCTCGGCGGACTCACCGGAGTGCTGCTGGCCAGTCCACCGGCGAACTGGCACACCCACGACACCTACTTCGTGGTCGCGCACTTCCACTACGTGGTCTTCGGCACGGTGGTCTTCGCCCTGTTCGCCGGCTACTACTTCTGGTGGCCGAAGATGACCGGACGGCTGCTCGACGACCGGCTCGGCAAAGCGCACTTCTGGACCATGTTCATCGGCTTCCACGGCACCTTCCTGGTGCACCACTGGCTGGGCAGCGAGGGGATGCCTCGCCGGTACGCCGACTACCTGCCGACCGACGGCTTCACCACACTGAACACGATCTCCAGCATCTTCGCCTTCATCCTCGGGCTGTCCACCCTGTTCTTCATCTACAACGCCTGGAAGTCCTGGCGGTACGGCGCGATGGTGACGGTGGACGACCCGTGGGGCTTCGGCAACTCCCTGGAGTGGGCCACCACCTGCCCGCCGCCGCTGCGCAACTTCGACCGGATGCCCCGGATCCGGTCCGAGCGCCCGGCGTTCGACCTGAAGTACGGCCCGCTCGTCGCCGACCTGGGCCGGGACCTGCCACAGCGCACGACCAAGCCACCGCAGCACTTCGCCGAGGAGTTTCATATGGAGCACCACGTGCCGGAGTCGCCCGCCGCCGAGGGCGCGCACGGCGCCCGCGACGCGGCCGAGTTCCAGCCGGCGCCGCAGTCCGGTGCCCGGCCCGTGGACGTGCCGGAGCCCGAGGGCATCCGCCGGCCGAGCTTCGAGGAGAGCGACTCGCCCAAGGACAGCGAGGACGCCCCGAAACCGCACGAGCGCTGGCGGCACCCGCACAGCGACCGGGACCCCGAGGAGCGCTGA
- a CDS encoding SigB/SigF/SigG family RNA polymerase sigma factor gives MFGQTSTTTTTPPPTDRGLEDLDAAALAYAARIEGLPPERRQEARDDLVRFALPFAGRLARRYRGRGEPLEDLEQVARLGLVNAVDRYDPERGSFTAYAAITIVGEIKRHFRDRTWGVHVPRRLRDLILEVGQATAALTSELSRAPTVAELSKRLETPEEEILAALESAAGYSPASLNAPVGGESSAEFGDLVGESDNALESVDDRVTVSGLLHRLPWRERRILAMRFYGNQTQAEIAARFGISQMHVSRLLSRALTWLRQAMLADAPPPWQNGAAEPDPGKTRISVKQNGDRVVVEVGGEVDRDGADQLRRAMLEAVTGQPSEVVVDLVGAGGFDAGGIAALMAGRDAAARTGVPLRLTRVQPAVRRSLTAAGLAPARD, from the coding sequence ATGTTCGGACAGACGAGCACGACCACGACCACACCACCACCGACGGATCGAGGTCTGGAGGACCTCGATGCGGCGGCGCTGGCGTACGCGGCCCGAATCGAGGGACTGCCGCCGGAGCGGCGGCAGGAGGCACGGGACGACCTGGTCCGCTTCGCGCTGCCGTTCGCCGGCCGCCTGGCCCGCCGGTACCGGGGGCGCGGGGAGCCACTGGAGGACCTGGAGCAGGTGGCCCGTCTCGGCCTGGTCAACGCCGTCGACCGGTATGACCCGGAACGGGGCTCGTTCACCGCGTACGCCGCGATCACCATCGTGGGTGAGATCAAGCGGCACTTCCGGGACCGCACCTGGGGCGTGCACGTGCCCCGCCGGCTACGCGACCTGATCCTGGAGGTCGGCCAGGCCACCGCCGCGCTGACCAGTGAGCTGTCCCGGGCGCCCACCGTCGCGGAGCTGTCCAAGCGGTTGGAGACCCCGGAGGAGGAGATCCTCGCCGCGCTGGAGTCGGCGGCCGGTTACAGTCCCGCCTCGCTCAACGCCCCGGTGGGCGGGGAGAGCTCCGCGGAGTTCGGTGACCTGGTCGGCGAATCGGACAACGCGCTGGAATCGGTCGACGACCGGGTGACCGTGAGCGGCCTGCTGCACCGCCTGCCCTGGCGGGAGCGGCGGATCCTGGCGATGCGCTTCTACGGCAACCAGACCCAGGCGGAGATCGCCGCCCGGTTCGGCATCTCGCAGATGCACGTCTCGCGGCTGCTGTCGCGGGCACTGACCTGGCTGCGGCAGGCGATGCTCGCCGACGCGCCGCCCCCGTGGCAGAACGGCGCCGCCGAGCCGGACCCGGGCAAGACCCGGATCTCGGTGAAGCAGAACGGCGACCGGGTGGTCGTCGAGGTCGGCGGCGAGGTCGACCGGGACGGCGCGGACCAGCTGCGCCGGGCGATGCTGGAGGCGGTCACCGGCCAGCCGAGCGAGGTGGTCGTCGACCTGGTCGGCGCGGGTGGCTTCGACGCCGGCGGGATCGCCGCGTTGATGGCCGGACGGGACGCGGCCGCCCGGACCGGGGTGCCGCTGCGGCTGACCCGGGTCCAACCCGCGGTACGCCGCTCGCTCACCGCCGCCGGCCTGGCGCCCGCGCGGGACTGA
- a CDS encoding CDGSH iron-sulfur domain-containing protein, which produces MRTDDTSEPAAATITPYQDGPLLIRGDFALVTPEGERIDARRGTVALCRCGRSALKPFCDGTHKMVNFRAGTVREG; this is translated from the coding sequence ATGCGCACCGACGACACGAGCGAGCCCGCCGCCGCGACGATCACGCCGTACCAGGACGGACCGCTGCTGATCCGCGGCGACTTCGCCCTGGTCACCCCGGAGGGCGAGCGGATCGACGCCCGCCGGGGCACTGTGGCGCTGTGTCGGTGCGGCAGGTCGGCGCTCAAGCCGTTCTGCGACGGCACGCACAAGATGGTGAACTTCCGCGCCGGCACCGTCCGGGAGGGGTGA
- a CDS encoding iron-containing redox enzyme family protein: MLEPADRRYGPAPLPQPRGPLSAAVTAALRRPPHDLPAGLGADLDPADPLADEDLQLTLFLCYELHYRGWRGVDEDWEWQPTLLALRARAERPFEAALRRLAPPPPLPPTGVAAALAELVAADDGPALAATLQRRADLAQFREFVAHRSVYHLREADPHSWALPRLGGPAKAALVEIQTDEYGNGRLDRMHAELFRRTLDRLGLDTNYGAHIDAAPAVTLATNNLMSLFGLHRRLRGALLGHLAAFEMTSSVPNRRYGNGLRRLGLDEVATRFYDEHVEADAVHEQIAAHDLCGGLVRAEPALAGDVLFGAAAALAVDRLFAAHLLDSWAAGRSSLRAPTALTVSLPATTTAAAGPLAGVV, from the coding sequence ATGCTGGAGCCCGCCGACCGTCGTTACGGTCCCGCGCCCCTACCGCAGCCGCGCGGTCCGCTCTCCGCGGCGGTGACCGCTGCCCTGCGGCGTCCGCCGCACGACCTGCCGGCGGGCCTCGGTGCCGACCTCGACCCGGCGGACCCGCTCGCCGACGAGGATCTCCAGCTGACCCTGTTCCTCTGCTACGAGCTGCACTACCGGGGCTGGCGCGGGGTGGATGAGGACTGGGAGTGGCAGCCGACGCTGCTGGCCCTGCGGGCCCGTGCCGAGCGGCCCTTCGAGGCGGCGTTGCGCCGGCTGGCCCCCCCGCCGCCGCTGCCGCCCACCGGGGTGGCGGCGGCCCTGGCCGAGCTGGTCGCGGCCGACGACGGGCCTGCGCTGGCGGCCACCCTCCAGCGACGTGCCGACCTCGCCCAGTTCCGCGAGTTCGTCGCCCACCGCTCGGTCTACCACCTGCGCGAGGCGGATCCGCACAGCTGGGCGCTGCCCCGCCTCGGCGGCCCGGCGAAGGCCGCCCTGGTGGAGATCCAGACCGACGAGTACGGCAACGGCCGGCTGGACCGGATGCACGCCGAGCTGTTCCGGCGCACGCTCGACCGGCTGGGCCTGGACACCAACTACGGCGCCCACATCGACGCGGCGCCCGCGGTGACGCTGGCGACCAACAACCTGATGTCGCTGTTCGGGCTGCACCGGCGCCTGCGTGGCGCGCTGCTCGGTCACCTGGCCGCCTTTGAGATGACCTCGTCGGTGCCGAACCGCCGGTACGGCAACGGGTTGCGCCGGCTCGGCCTGGACGAGGTCGCCACCCGCTTCTACGACGAGCACGTCGAGGCCGACGCGGTGCACGAGCAGATCGCCGCGCACGACCTGTGCGGCGGTCTGGTCCGCGCCGAGCCGGCACTGGCCGGTGACGTGCTCTTCGGCGCGGCGGCCGCCCTCGCGGTGGACCGGCTGTTCGCCGCGCACCTGCTGGACAGCTGGGCCGCCGGACGCAGCTCGCTGCGAGCGCCGACCGCGCTGACCGTCTCGCTCCCGGCGACCACGACCGCTGCCGCCGGACCGCTCGCCGGCGTCGTCTGA